Sequence from the Maribellus comscasis genome:
TTCCTTGAAGCGGAATTATTGGCCAAGGCGGCCCTGAACAATCCCAAGCTGGCAACACAAGTTGGGAACCAGGGACATTCAGGTGAAAATTATTTCCAATTCAAAGCCTGGAAAGATGCAGGAATTATTAAAGATGTGACAGCTGTAACGGCTTTTATGAACGGTACCAGAAGATGGCATCCCTATGATCCAAAGATTTCAAAATTTCCCGAAGCACAGCCATTGCCCAAAGGAATGACTCCGAAACATTGGGACACATGGCTTACAACAGCTGGTTATCACGACTTTAATGAAAAATATCATCCGGGAAACTGGCGTGGCTGGTATGATTTTGGGATGGGCGCTCTTGGAGACTGGGGAGCACATATACTCGATACCATTCATCAGTTTCTCGAACTTGGACTGCCTTATGAAATTGAACCTGTACATGTTCGTAATCGTAATGATTTCTTTTTCCCGTTGGAAACAACTTTAAAATTTAGATTTAAAAGTCCCGGAGACATGCCTCCATGTGATATCACCTGGTACGATGGTGTTGAAAACACACCTCCGTTTCCCGAGGGTTATGAATCTGTGGAGGCAACTGTTGACAATTCCATTCCCCCTCCGGGTGGAACAAGCGCACAGGAAAACCGACCAGCCGGAAATCAAAGGCCACAGCGCAGGCGGAGAAATACTGCAGGTAAAATTATATACAGTAAAGAATTAACATTTAAGGGAGGCACTCATTCTGCTCCTCTTTTTATTATTCCTGAAGAAAAAGCAAAGGAAATGTCTTCTCAATTGCCGGAATATCCTGAAAGTCCTTCCAACCACTATGAAAACTTTCTGAAAGCCTGCCTGGGCGAGGAAAAAACCCGATCTCCGTTTGAAATATTTGCACCATTATCACAGATATTTTCTCTTGGTGTAATCGCAATGCGACGTAACGAGAAACTTATATTTGATGATCGCAACAAAGAAATAATCAACGATAAGTTTGCAAATTCACTTCTAACAGACAGACCTCCGCGTATGGGATGGGAAAGCTATTACAAAGTTTAATGCTTATTCAAATATTATTTTTATTCAGCTATTAAAACCTATATACAATGAAAACACATCTCAAAGTTTATAGCAAAATCAATTTTAATGAGCTTTTTATAAAAAAAATGAACGGTGTACCGATTCTTCTGCTGAGTCTTTTGTTTTTATTACCGTCGTGCAATAAAAAAGAGAATTTTTTACAACCAGAATTAGGGATGAAAGATGTTGAACGAATTGAATCCGACGGTTTACAGTTTAAAGATCTCAATAAAAATGGGGAGCTTGATCCCTATGAAGACTGGCGACTAAGCGCTGAAGAACGGGCAGAGAACCTGGTGTCGATGATGACGCTCGAAGAAAAAGCAGGTTTGATGCACATAACATCAGAACGTCGGCGAGGTGGCTTTGGAAGGGCCGCAATTCCTAACGGTGGCCGCTTCCCGGGACAGGCCGCAGGTGCAGGGGTGCCCAATGGCGGTGCTTCTCCGGGACAGGTAACCCAACCTGATGATGAAGAAAATGAACCTGAGGAGATAATCGCCGAAGATCCGTTCCCGGCGACAATAGACTACATCAATAATCGTAAAATTCGTTATCTCATTATTCGTGACAATCTTCCGGCACATGATATTGCATCCAGAAATAATAAATACCAGGAAATAGCAGAACAAACACGCCTTGGGATACCCATTGTTTTTACATCGAATCCACGTAACCATAGCGGGCGTATAGAATTTGGAATTACTGAAGCAAGCGGACAATTTTCAACATGGCCCGGGCAACTTGGCTTAGCCGCAGCTAATGATGCTTCGCTGATTCGCCAGTTTGCAGAAATCGCACGAAAAGAATGGCGGGCAGCTGGTATTCGAAAAATTTACGGATACCAGGTTGAAACAGCAACTGAACCCCGATGGCGCCGTATAAGCGGAACCTTTGGCGAAAGCCCGGAGTTGAGCGCAGAATATACACGTGAATTGGTAATTGGTTTTCAGGGAGATGAAATAAATAGTGAGTCTGTTGTTCACACGATTAAACACTTTCCGGGCGACGGGCCGGTTTATCTCGGGATGGATCCTCACACTGAACAGGGACAATGGGCCATTTATCCGACTGAAGGCAGTTTGGAAAAATATCATCTTCCGCCATTTCAGGCCGCAATTGATGCAGGTGTAAGTTCAATTATGAGTTATTATAATCGTCCGAGTAATGAAATGTCGGTACCACAACTCAACGGCGAACCTTTTGAGGATGTGGCCGCCGCCTATAACAAGGCAATCATTACTGAACTTCCGGATAAAATGGGATTTAAAGGTTATATAAATACTGACAGTGGAATACTGACACGCCAAGCGTTTGGAGTTGAAGATTTATCGATGGAAGAACGATATGCAAAGGCTGTTCAGGCGGGAGTTGCTCTTTTCTCCGATGTGAATGATCCTGCACCTTTATTAAGTGCTGTAAAAAGTGGGGTACTTTCAGAAGAAGATCTTAATCCGAAAGTAACATTACTTCTTACTGAAATATTTAAACTGGGTTTATTTGAAAATCCGTATGTTAACCCGGATGAAGCACAGCAAGTAGCAGAAAACAGGGAATCACAGGCATCTGCAGACGAAGCCCACAGAAGATCGATTGTTTTGTTAAGTAACTCCGATGTCTTACCGCTCGATAATGATAAAAAGGTATACGTGGAAGTATTCACCGGCAGAAACAGCGAAGAATCAACGAGTTCATTCAAAGAATTAATGGGACAATCCCATCAAACAGTAGATAGTCCTTCGGAAGCAGATGTGGCTATTGTTTGGGCAATGCCAAGCACTTATGAAATCTCACCGGAAGAGGGTGTTTCAATTGACCTGAATAAAGACACAGGAATTGATGTTGCAAAAATCCGCGATATTGAATCCAAAGTACCAACGATTTTAGTTGTAAACTTTGACAACCCATGGATTATCAACCAAATTGAACCCGATGCAGCAGCTGTTTTAGGCACCTTTGGTGTGAAAGCAGAAGCTCTGATTGACGCAGTTTATGGTCGATATAATCCTTCAGGTAAATTGCCTTTCACTATTCCGGCTAATCTGGAAGCTGTTGAAAAAAATGCATCCGATGTTCCCGGTTATGCGGAAGATTTTGATTACGTGTATAGCAACAAGGCAGGTGATGATTATTCATTTGGATTTGGGTTGAGTTATTAATTGAAACAAATTACAAAAACGAATTAAGTTACTTATAATGAAAAGTATAAGCACACTAACAATATTATTTATCTTATTAAAAAGTTCCATTTTAATAGCACAGGGAACCTACAGTTTTCAACCCAACATCGAGGTCAGGACTGTGAATCTTTTACACGAAGATAAACTTGAATTCAAGGACCTCAATAAAAACGGCAAACTGGATATCTACGAAGACTGGCGTCAATCGGTTGAAAATCGGATCCAGGATCTGCTTAATCAAATGACCCTGGAAGAAAAAGTTGGGTTTTTGTTAATCAATACGCTTAACGCAGAAAGCTATGGTAAAGTATCGGAATCAGGCGTTCGGTATGTTGAGGATGAAAAGATGACCCGGTTTATTTTCAGAAATACGGTTATTGAAAATCCTGAACGCACTGGAGGCAGAGGCGGCGGTTTTGGTGGAGGTCAGGTCTCTCCTTACGAAGCAGCCCAATTTACAAATTCAGTTCAGGAAATTGCTGAGAATACGCGACTTGGTATACCTGTCGTGTTTAAATCAAATGCGAGAAACCATGTCACTTATGATGCAAGAGCAGGAATCAATGTTGGTTCAGGTGCCTTTTCTGCCTGGCCTAAAGAAGCAGGTTTGGCCGCAACACAAGATATTGGGCTAATTGCCGAATTCGCTAATGTAATGAGGCAGGAATGGACTTCTATCGGTCTTCGTTCGATGTACGGCTATATGGCTGACCTCGCTACTGAACCGAGATGGTACCGTATCCATGAAACGTTTACCGAAGACAGTGAATGGGCTACTGAAATTGTATCGACCCTTATCAAAAACCTGCAGGGTGAATCTTTGAATTCAAAAAGTGTTGCGTTAACATTGAAACACTTCCCGGGAGGAGGACCGCAGGAAGGTGGAGGCGATCCTCATTTCGACTATGGAAAGAACCAGGTTTATCCGGCGGGAATGTTTGATTACCATGTAGCGCCGTTTAAGGCTGCAATTGATGCGGGTGTTTCGTCCATTATGCCATATTACGGAATCCCCATTGGCCAGCAATACTTACCCAACGATGTTGGTATGGCGTTTTCTAGGGGAATTGTAACCGGTTTATTGAGAAATGAACTTGGTTTTAAAGGATATGTAAATTCGGATACGGGTATTATTGGAGACAGAGCATGGGGATTGGAAGATAAAACCGAAGAAGAACAAATAATAATTGCCGTGGAGGCAGGAACAGATGTTCTTTCCGGATTCAGTAATAACAAAATGATTTTAGACCTTGTAGAATCTGGAAAGATTTCTGAAAGCAGAGTGGAACTATCGGTAAAAAGGCAACTGAGAGAACAATTTGAACTCGGTTTATTTGAAAATCCGTATGTAGATTCAGACAGGGCAGCTTATATTGTTGGTAATGCATCTTTTCAACGAAAAGCAGATATTGCGCAAAGAAAATCAATCGTACTGTTGCAAAATAAAATGAATCTTCCTCTTGCAATGCCTGAACGGAATGATTCTCTTGTTCTGTTTACAATGGGGGTTGATAACGAGATATTTAATAATCGATCGTGGTCGGGTATTAAAGCAATATCAGGAGATTATGATGCTGAAAATGGTCAGCTTCCGGATATAGGTGATGATGTTGATTATGCTGTAATCAGGATCAATGTGCTTAATACAGGAGGTAGGTTTGGCGGAGCTATTCCAGAGGAATTAGATCTGCTGGCATTCTCCGATATGGTTGGTTCAAAATCGTGGCACATATCTCCTTCCCTGGCTGATATAAAAACTGTTATGGATAAAGTAGGCGCGGAAAAGACAATTCTGTCAGTAAATTTTCGAAATCCATATGTTTTGGATGCAGATTGTGGCTTCCTGAATGCAGGGGCTATTCTGGCTACATTTGGCGTGAAAAGTGAAGCGCTTATGGATATTATCATGGGTGATTTCAAACCCACCGGAAAATTGCCATTTGCATTGGCAAAAAGCAAAGAGGCTATCATAAATCAGGATTCAGATGCGCCTGGTTATCCCGATGAAGATACTCTTTTCCCGTTCGGATTTGGGTTGACGTACTAAAGATATTGCTCACACGAAATAATTGACCAATGGATAATGATATCGTTTATTGAATATAAAACTCTGTCTATTAGCAAAAAATCAAACAAGAAGCTTTTTGTATTTGTTGTAGAGAGTTTTTTGTCATGTAGTAAGAAGAGAGTTTTAATCAACCTGGATTGAGAGAAGGAAAGGCACACTTTTTTGTTTCGACGATAGAATTAGTTACTGATTCAACAACGAGTACCGCGTCTTATTAAAGTATTTTACGTTTCAATTGGCCCATTGGGGCGTCCATATTTGTAAGATATTCTATCTTTGAAATGCATAAATAGTAGATTTTTATGATGAAAGTCAAAAAAATCTTATCCCCCGGTGAGGCCGGGGGATTTTATTTATAAAGCTTCACTTGATTTCCCAAAATAAACAAACCAAACTTTTATTTTGAATATCTTTTTCAAAGCAAACTACCCTGACGGGGGCCGCGTACATTCAAACTGTACTTTTCATTCAGCTTACTGATAAAGTAAGCCGACAGTAGCGGCGACTCTTTTTCTAAATTCTGATGAACAAAGAAATAGAGATTTTCTAGTCCGTTTTCAATCCAAACACCCACTCGTTCAACCCAATCATCTAAACGACTGTAATCTGTCGGGTGATTGGCTCCGACGTATCGCACAAATGCAGTAGGTGTTGTCAATCGCATATGTAGCATATCTCTTCTTCCCGCAGTATCTACAATAATATTTGCAGTCTCATTCTCTTCCAAAAGGGAATATAATTCGGAAGAAATCTTCTCATCACTAAACCATTCTTTGTTTCTGAGTTCAACCGCCAGTGGAATTCCCGGTGGAAATTTGGTTAAAAAACCTCTTAATCTATCAAAGTCTTTATATGAAAAATTATCATGAAGCTGAAGGAAAACCATTCCCAGCTTTGGATTAAAATTACTGATTTTAAAACAGTAATCTTCAACCAGTTCGCCAACATTAATCAAACGTTTATAATGACTTATCGAATTTGTAATTTTCGGAAAGAACCTGAAATCGTCAGGCGTTTTGTTGCGCCACGTTTCAACCTGGTTTATTGAAGGGATATTATAAAACGTGGCATTTAATTCTATACTATTAAATTGTGTGGCATAATAAGCCAGTTCATCTTTTGTTCCCCGGGGATAAAAGCCCTTTAAATCAGTTCGGTTCCATTTCGCACAACCAACATTCACACATACTTTTGGCTTGTTTCCTTTCGATCGCGCCAGAACTTTTTTTGAATCGGGATGATCTGGAGGTAAGACAAAATCAACGCTTCCCGGATTCTCAACTTTCCCAAATTTCATAGCCTGTAATTTTGATAGGAATAAAATCCCAATTAATCTTTTTCTCAAATTTCGAAAGAATCTGTTTCATTAGCAAATTTTCATCATTTTAACAAAACACTTTCTCCGAAGTATTTTCAAGTCTAATTTTATTTTACTCCCATCTTGTTCACTCAAATCAGATGACAGTGATTTTGCTTATATTTAGTGAATGGTAAAAACTATATCTTTAATCGGGTTTATTCAGGCTATTTTTGGCATACTGATTTTTGTGTCAAAAAGACCAAAGCACCTTAGTTTTACTATTATCACATTTTGGCTTTTTATTATAGCAATTTCGCTGGGAACAAAACTGCTTCCTTTTGATACGGTCGAATATCTTAAGTTTGGAGTATTTCCCATACTATTTTCGCATGGCCCTTTGCTTTATTTATATGTAAACTCGTTGGTAAATGAAAACTTTAAGTTGAACTGGAAACACCTGTTACATACTTTACCAATTTTTATTATCGGTATACAGCGATCCCTGGGAAACCAGGTTTCAATGAACAGTTCTCCTGATTTGTCAGAAAATCCAAATTATATTTACAACAACATTTACTATGCACTTCTGATCATTTCAGTGGTGACTTATTGGATTTTGAGTATCCAGCTCATTCTAAAACACAGAAAA
This genomic interval carries:
- a CDS encoding Gfo/Idh/MocA family protein; this translates as MENKLTRRNLLKTVGLVGSGMILGGNATGNIIRPEILHGKAESAVGKVNLALIGIANQGANDARQFINTGLANIVAVCDVDLDSEGSQRTIQQVPKAKQYRDFRVMFDEMAGDIDAVQVAIPDFAHFPVCMAAMQLGISVYVEKPMAHTFLEAELLAKAALNNPKLATQVGNQGHSGENYFQFKAWKDAGIIKDVTAVTAFMNGTRRWHPYDPKISKFPEAQPLPKGMTPKHWDTWLTTAGYHDFNEKYHPGNWRGWYDFGMGALGDWGAHILDTIHQFLELGLPYEIEPVHVRNRNDFFFPLETTLKFRFKSPGDMPPCDITWYDGVENTPPFPEGYESVEATVDNSIPPPGGTSAQENRPAGNQRPQRRRRNTAGKIIYSKELTFKGGTHSAPLFIIPEEKAKEMSSQLPEYPESPSNHYENFLKACLGEEKTRSPFEIFAPLSQIFSLGVIAMRRNEKLIFDDRNKEIINDKFANSLLTDRPPRMGWESYYKV
- a CDS encoding glycoside hydrolase family 3 protein is translated as MKTHLKVYSKINFNELFIKKMNGVPILLLSLLFLLPSCNKKENFLQPELGMKDVERIESDGLQFKDLNKNGELDPYEDWRLSAEERAENLVSMMTLEEKAGLMHITSERRRGGFGRAAIPNGGRFPGQAAGAGVPNGGASPGQVTQPDDEENEPEEIIAEDPFPATIDYINNRKIRYLIIRDNLPAHDIASRNNKYQEIAEQTRLGIPIVFTSNPRNHSGRIEFGITEASGQFSTWPGQLGLAAANDASLIRQFAEIARKEWRAAGIRKIYGYQVETATEPRWRRISGTFGESPELSAEYTRELVIGFQGDEINSESVVHTIKHFPGDGPVYLGMDPHTEQGQWAIYPTEGSLEKYHLPPFQAAIDAGVSSIMSYYNRPSNEMSVPQLNGEPFEDVAAAYNKAIITELPDKMGFKGYINTDSGILTRQAFGVEDLSMEERYAKAVQAGVALFSDVNDPAPLLSAVKSGVLSEEDLNPKVTLLLTEIFKLGLFENPYVNPDEAQQVAENRESQASADEAHRRSIVLLSNSDVLPLDNDKKVYVEVFTGRNSEESTSSFKELMGQSHQTVDSPSEADVAIVWAMPSTYEISPEEGVSIDLNKDTGIDVAKIRDIESKVPTILVVNFDNPWIINQIEPDAAAVLGTFGVKAEALIDAVYGRYNPSGKLPFTIPANLEAVEKNASDVPGYAEDFDYVYSNKAGDDYSFGFGLSY
- a CDS encoding glycoside hydrolase family 3 protein, yielding MKSISTLTILFILLKSSILIAQGTYSFQPNIEVRTVNLLHEDKLEFKDLNKNGKLDIYEDWRQSVENRIQDLLNQMTLEEKVGFLLINTLNAESYGKVSESGVRYVEDEKMTRFIFRNTVIENPERTGGRGGGFGGGQVSPYEAAQFTNSVQEIAENTRLGIPVVFKSNARNHVTYDARAGINVGSGAFSAWPKEAGLAATQDIGLIAEFANVMRQEWTSIGLRSMYGYMADLATEPRWYRIHETFTEDSEWATEIVSTLIKNLQGESLNSKSVALTLKHFPGGGPQEGGGDPHFDYGKNQVYPAGMFDYHVAPFKAAIDAGVSSIMPYYGIPIGQQYLPNDVGMAFSRGIVTGLLRNELGFKGYVNSDTGIIGDRAWGLEDKTEEEQIIIAVEAGTDVLSGFSNNKMILDLVESGKISESRVELSVKRQLREQFELGLFENPYVDSDRAAYIVGNASFQRKADIAQRKSIVLLQNKMNLPLAMPERNDSLVLFTMGVDNEIFNNRSWSGIKAISGDYDAENGQLPDIGDDVDYAVIRINVLNTGGRFGGAIPEELDLLAFSDMVGSKSWHISPSLADIKTVMDKVGAEKTILSVNFRNPYVLDADCGFLNAGAILATFGVKSEALMDIIMGDFKPTGKLPFALAKSKEAIINQDSDAPGYPDEDTLFPFGFGLTY
- a CDS encoding DUF72 domain-containing protein, which translates into the protein MKFGKVENPGSVDFVLPPDHPDSKKVLARSKGNKPKVCVNVGCAKWNRTDLKGFYPRGTKDELAYYATQFNSIELNATFYNIPSINQVETWRNKTPDDFRFFPKITNSISHYKRLINVGELVEDYCFKISNFNPKLGMVFLQLHDNFSYKDFDRLRGFLTKFPPGIPLAVELRNKEWFSDEKISSELYSLLEENETANIIVDTAGRRDMLHMRLTTPTAFVRYVGANHPTDYSRLDDWVERVGVWIENGLENLYFFVHQNLEKESPLLSAYFISKLNEKYSLNVRGPRQGSLL